Proteins encoded within one genomic window of Rhododendron vialii isolate Sample 1 chromosome 1a, ASM3025357v1:
- the LOC131336008 gene encoding uncharacterized protein LOC131336008: MELVKDYDCTIQYHPGKANVVADALSRKSAGNLASLRGIQENLLAGLRSLRVKLSINGAALLASLTLKPLLVDRIREMQQSDENLEGIKKKVRKGKQKDFAVRDENVLYFGNRLCVPNDLSLKREILEEAHSSTYGMHPDGTKMYRDL, translated from the coding sequence ATGGAGTTAGTGAAAGACTATGATTGCACAATTCAATATCATCCGGGTAAAGCCAATGTAGTAGCTGATGCTTTGAGTAGGAAATCTGCGGGCAATTTGGCTTCTTTGCGCGGCATACAAGAGAATTTACTTGCTGGTCTACGTTCCTTGCGGGTAAAACTTTCCATTAATGGAGCGGCTCTACTAGCTAGCCTTACTCTTAAACCCCTTTTGGTCGATCGTATTCGAGAAATGCAACAATCAGATGAGAATTTGGAAGGGATTAAGAAAAAGGttagaaaaggaaaacagaagGACTTTGCAGTGAGAGATGAAAATGTTTTGTATTTTGGGAACCGGTTATGTGTACCTAATGATCTGTCTTTGAAAAGAGAAATTCTTGAGGAGGCTCATAGTAGCACATATGGGATGCATCCTGACGGTACCAAAATGTATCGTGACCTTTGA
- the LOC131329482 gene encoding uncharacterized protein LOC131329482 gives MCWGEVGERKLVSEKEFLGPELVKVTIDKVKVIQEQLKVAQSRQKSYADTRRRDLEFNVGDQVFVRVSPWKGRLRFGKKVELKDDMTYVEQPVQTLDHKEQVLCNKTIPLVKVLWRSRSTEYATWEAEINIWKQYPHLFGQGHAI, from the exons ATGTGTTGGGGTGAAGTGGGTGAAAGGAAATTGGTAAGTGAAAAGGAGTTTCTAGGTCCAGAATTAGTAAAAGTTACTATTGATAAGGTAAAAGTTATTCAAGAACAGCTAAAGGTAGCGCAAAGTCGACAAAAAAGTTATGCCGATACAAGACGAAGAGACTTGGAGTTTAATGTGGGCGATCAAGTATTTGTCCGAGTATCGCCATGGAAAGGGCGGTTAAGATTCGGTAAAAAGG TGGAATTGAAGGATGATATGACCTATGTGGAACAACCAGTTCAGACTTTGGATCACAAGGAACAAGTCCTTTGCAACAAAACCATACCGTTAGTAAAGGTACTGTGGAGGAGTCGTTCAACAGAATATGCAACATGGGAAGCTGAAATTAACATATGGAAGCAATACCCTCATTTATTTGGACAAG GTCATGCTATTTGA